The genomic DNA TTCGCCGACATCGCCAGCCGCACGCGGCACATCGCCGAACTGCTGGAGCTTGCGTCGGGCTTCACCGGGCGCCACACCACGGCCCACTGGATCGCGGTGTGCGAGCGGCTGGAAATCCCCGCCGCGCCCGTGGCCAGGCTGCAGGATCTGCCCCTGGATCCACACCTCGTGGCCACGGATTTCTTCGAAACCCTCTCCGACCCCGCCCTGGGCGAGGTGCGCTTTCCGGGCGTGCCGGTGCGCTTTGACGGGCAGCGCCCCGCCATCGCCATGCCCCCCCGGCTGGGCGAACACACCGAGACGCTGCTGGCCCAGGCCGGGCTCGGCGGCGCACGGATCCAGGCACTGCTGGGCACCCGCGCAGCCGTGGGCCCCTCTTCTTGACAAGGACGCCTTCCATGATCCCCCAGACGCCTTCTGCGGACACCCTCCGCCCTGCCGCCCTCGCTGGCGTGGACCGCCATTTGCCGCGCCTCGGACAGGGGTTTGTGTGGCAGGACCTGAGCGTGGGACAACGCTTTCGCACCTTCCGGCGCACGGTCACCGAGACGGACCTGGTCAGCTTCATCGGCGTGACCGGCATGCTGGAGGCGATCTTCATCGAAGACGGCTACGAGGGCGGCGCCATGGCGGGGCGGCCCGTGCCGGGGGCGCTGACCTATGCGCTCATCGAGGGCTTCATCCTGCAGACCATGATCCAGGGCACGGGCCTTGCGATGCTGGAGCTGCACCAGAAGATCCTCGCGCCCGTGCGGGTGGGCGACACCATCGAGGCGGTGGTGGAGGTGACGGAGATCCGGCCCACCTCCAGGAGTGGCCGCGCGGTCGTGACCTCGCGCATCGACGTCTTCAACCAGCAGGGGGTACCGGTCATGACCTACACGGCCACCCGCTTGCTCGCCGGGCGTTCGTGAACAGATTTCCCCAACTACAACCACCCAGGAGACAAGCACCATGAAAAAAAGCACTTCCCGCACGTCTTCGCGACCCAGCGGCGTCCGGCGTGTATGCTTGGCCATGCTCGGCTGCGCGGCCGGCGTGGCGGCCATCGCCCCCATGGGCTTGGCGCATGCGCAGGCCTACCCTTCCAAACCGATCACCCTGGTGGTGCCCTTTCCGCCAGGCGGGCCCACCGACCAGGTGGCGCGCGTGCTGGCGCAGAAGCTGACGGAGCAGATGGGGCAGTCCGTGATCGTGGACAACAAGCCCGGCGCCAACGGCAACATCGGCGGCACCCAGGTCAGCAAGGCGGCGGGTGACGGGTACACGCTGCTCTACAACACCTCGTCCATCACCCTGAGCCCGGCGCTCTACAAGAACCTGAGCTATGACGTGCAGAAAGACCTGGCGCCCGTGGCCCTCACCGCCGTGGTGCCGCTGGCCCTGGTCGTGCACCCGAGCCTTCCCGTCAACAATGTGCGCGAGTTCGTCGACTACGCCAAGGCCAACCCAGGCAAGCTCTCCTATGGCTCGGCCGGCAATGGCAATGTGACCCACCTGGCGGCTTTCCAGTTCACCAGGAGCCTGGGCATCGAGGCCACGCACGTGTCCTACCGGGGCAGCGCCCCCGCGGATGTCGACCTCGTGGCGGGGCAGATCCAGTTCATGACGGACACCATCAACTCCGTGATGCCTTTCGTGAAGGACAGGCGCCTGAAGCTGCTGGCGGTCACCACCGCCAGGCGCATGTCCCTGTACCCCGACGTGCCCACGCTGGGGGAAACCGTGATGCCCGGTTTTGAGGCGGGCGCCTGGCAGGGCGTGATGGTGCCCGCCAGGACGCCGGCGGCGCTGGTGCAGCGCCTCAACGCCGAGATCAACAAGGCGCTGCAAAGCGATGAGGTGCGTGCCAGGCTGGCGGTGCAGGGCGCCGAGCCGCTGGGCTCCACGCCCGAAGAGTACCGCGCCTATGTCGGCAAGGAACTCCAGCGCTGGGCCGGGGTGGTGAAATCGACCGGCGTGACCCTCGATTGAACGCGGCGGGGCCCCTGCACCGTGGGCGGCGCTAAAATGCTTCAAAAATGATAGCTGCTTGCGCTTGATGGACAGGCGCTGGGGCCCATTTTGGTCTCAAAGGCCCTCGCGGGCCTTTTTTTGCCTCCTGCCACCTGTTGTGACCGGCGCGCCGCCATGCCAGGGCCGCTCCGCCGCGCTGGCGACGGCCCCCTTCAGGGGCTGAGGGCTGCGGCTCCAAGCCTGCTTGCGCAGGCCTGGACATGACGAAGAGCAGCTGTTTCTGGCAGCCGCTCAGGGGGTCAGTCAAGCTTCGCGCCCGAGGCCTTGATCAATCGCTCCCACACCGGCCGCTCCTTGGCGATCGCGGCCGTGAACAGCGCGGGTGAGCTGTTCTGCACATCGAACCCCATGGCCGCGATGCGCTGCGCCACGTCGGGCAACTGCGTGGCCTTGCGCACCTCGGCGGCAATGCGCTCCAGGATGGGCGCGGGCGTGCCGGCCGGTGCGCCAAAGGCCAGCCAGCCCGCCACGCGGTAGGCCTCGTCGTTCAGGCCCTGTTCGGCCAGCGTGGGCACGCCCGGCAGCGCGCCCATGCGGCGCTCGCCGCTCACGCCGATGGCCTTGAGCTTGCCCGCGTCGATGTGCGGCTTGGCCTGCAGCGCGCTGGCGAACGCGATCTGGATCTGGCCGCCCAGCAGGTCCTGCACCATGGGCGCCTCGCCCCGGTAGGCCACGTGGCTCATGTCGGCGTTCTGCGTGAGGCTCATGTAGGCGCCGGCCAGATGCGGGTAGGCGCCCGTGCCGTAGGAGCCGTAGGCCACCTTGCCCTTGTTCTCCACCACGTACTTGAGCAGCTCGGGGCCCGTGGCCACGGGCACGCCGGGGTGGGCCACCAGCACCAGCGGCGCGATGGCGATCTGGTAGATGGGCGCGATGTCGCGCTCGGGGCTGTAGGGCAGCTTGGTGTACAGGAACTGGTTGGTGAGCATCGAATTGCTCAGGCCCAGCAGCAGCGTGTAGCCATCGGGCGCGGCCTTGGCCACCGCGTCGGTGCCGATGATGCCGGCCGCGCCGGGCTTGTTGTCGATGACCATGGGCTGGCCCAGGCCCGCGGCCATCTTCTCGGCCAGCACGCGCGCGAGCACGTCGGTGGCGCCGCCTGCGGCAAAGGGCACGACCACCTTGATGGGCTTGCTGGGGTAGGCCTGCGCCAGGGCGGCGGGGCCGGTGCACGCGGCGGCGGCGGCCAGGGCGGCGGCGCCCAGCCAGTGGCGGCGGGTCATCGACGGGGGGTGGTGGGGCATGTGTCGTCTCCTGTCATGGGTATTGCAAATCAGGCTGGCCCGGCCCTGCGCGGTGGCGGGCCGGGGCTCGTTCAGGCGGGCTGGGGGCTTCCTGGCGCCGGGGCGATGGTGACGGCAAGCGGCAGGGGCGCGAGCACCTCGCGCAGCCGGGCCTGCAGCGCGGCCGCGCCCGGGCCGGGCTGCAGGGTCACGCGCACGGCGCTCTCGCCTTCGGGCTGCACCTGGGGGCGGGGGAGGCCGGGGGTCTCGGCCCACACGCCGTCGGCCAGCGCCTGCACCGTGTGGCAGGCGGCCTGCAGGCGCAGCGCGGGCTTGTAAATCTTGCCCACGTTGGTCACGGGCATGGTGCCCAGGACCCGCACCCAGCGCGGGCGGGCCACGGCCTCGTCCACGCGCTCTGCGGTGAAGGCGAGCAGCTCGGCCTCGGTCGCCTGCGCGCCCGGCACCAGCGTGGCAAAGGCCACGGGCAGCTCGCCCGCATAGGCGTCGGGCGCGCCCACGGCGGCGGCGAGCTGCACGGCGGGGTGGGCGCCCAGCGCGTCCTCGATCACCTTGGGATCGATGTTGTGGCCGCTGCGGATGATGAGGTCCTTGGAGCGGCCGCTCAGGTGCAGGCGCCCTTCGGCGTCCACGAAACCCAGGTCTCCGGTGGCCAGCCAGCCGTCGGCCGTGAAGGCCTTGGCCGTGTCCGCCGCATCCAGAAACCCCGAGAACAGGTTGGGCGACTGGAACAGCACCATGCCCGGCTGCCCAGGCGGCATGTCCTGGCCGGACGCGTTGCCGTGCGCGTCCAGCGCCACGATGCGCAGCCGCGCGTATGGCAGGCGCCAGCCCACGCAGCCGGCGGGCGCGTGCACGCCCGGTG from Acidovorax sp. A79 includes the following:
- a CDS encoding Bug family tripartite tricarboxylate transporter substrate binding protein, with the protein product MPHHPPSMTRRHWLGAAALAAAAACTGPAALAQAYPSKPIKVVVPFAAGGATDVLARVLAEKMAAGLGQPMVIDNKPGAAGIIGTDAVAKAAPDGYTLLLGLSNSMLTNQFLYTKLPYSPERDIAPIYQIAIAPLVLVAHPGVPVATGPELLKYVVENKGKVAYGSYGTGAYPHLAGAYMSLTQNADMSHVAYRGEAPMVQDLLGGQIQIAFASALQAKPHIDAGKLKAIGVSGERRMGALPGVPTLAEQGLNDEAYRVAGWLAFGAPAGTPAPILERIAAEVRKATQLPDVAQRIAAMGFDVQNSSPALFTAAIAKERPVWERLIKASGAKLD
- a CDS encoding Bug family tripartite tricarboxylate transporter substrate binding protein; this encodes MKKSTSRTSSRPSGVRRVCLAMLGCAAGVAAIAPMGLAHAQAYPSKPITLVVPFPPGGPTDQVARVLAQKLTEQMGQSVIVDNKPGANGNIGGTQVSKAAGDGYTLLYNTSSITLSPALYKNLSYDVQKDLAPVALTAVVPLALVVHPSLPVNNVREFVDYAKANPGKLSYGSAGNGNVTHLAAFQFTRSLGIEATHVSYRGSAPADVDLVAGQIQFMTDTINSVMPFVKDRRLKLLAVTTARRMSLYPDVPTLGETVMPGFEAGAWQGVMVPARTPAALVQRLNAEINKALQSDEVRARLAVQGAEPLGSTPEEYRAYVGKELQRWAGVVKSTGVTLD
- a CDS encoding MaoC family dehydratase, with amino-acid sequence MIPQTPSADTLRPAALAGVDRHLPRLGQGFVWQDLSVGQRFRTFRRTVTETDLVSFIGVTGMLEAIFIEDGYEGGAMAGRPVPGALTYALIEGFILQTMIQGTGLAMLELHQKILAPVRVGDTIEAVVEVTEIRPTSRSGRAVVTSRIDVFNQQGVPVMTYTATRLLAGRS